One Neisseria sp. Marseille-Q5346 genomic region harbors:
- a CDS encoding riboflavin synthase subunit alpha, with protein MFTGIVQGMGKITDIAQPSPDFRTHTVELPPEIADNLQTGASVANNGCCLTITRIDGNKVSFDLMDETLRKTNLGSLKVGDSVNLERAARFGDEIGGHVMSGHVMAVTRISQIESSEFNRTVWFELPENLKPYILTKGFVGLDGCSLTIGEVSDSEFCVHLIPETLERTLFGSRKEGDLINIEIDPQTQAVVDTVMRVLAQKAV; from the coding sequence ATGTTTACAGGCATCGTACAAGGCATGGGCAAAATTACAGACATCGCCCAACCTTCGCCCGACTTTCGTACCCACACAGTCGAGCTGCCCCCCGAAATCGCCGACAATCTGCAAACCGGCGCCTCTGTCGCCAACAACGGCTGCTGCCTGACCATTACCCGAATCGACGGCAACAAAGTCAGCTTTGATTTGATGGACGAGACCTTACGCAAAACCAATCTCGGTAGCTTGAAAGTCGGCGACAGTGTCAATTTGGAACGTGCGGCGCGGTTTGGTGATGAAATCGGCGGCCATGTGATGAGCGGCCATGTGATGGCGGTTACCCGAATTTCCCAAATTGAATCAAGCGAGTTCAACCGTACAGTTTGGTTTGAGCTGCCGGAAAACCTCAAGCCCTACATCCTGACCAAAGGCTTTGTCGGTTTGGACGGTTGCAGCCTGACCATAGGCGAAGTCAGCGACAGCGAATTTTGCGTACACCTGATTCCGGAGACTTTGGAGCGTACCCTGTTTGGCAGCCGCAAAGAAGGCGACCTCATCAATATTGAAATCGATCCGCAAACCCAAGCCGTTGTCGATACCGTGATGCGTGTATTGGCACAAAAGGCCGTCTGA
- a CDS encoding ATP-binding protein: protein MKLSNFLKKANSVLNRLDLILPDEAGKTDWRALAYRWHSVGKKGILESLPRPHTFPLSRLAAVGSQTDRLKRNTEQFLAGRPANNVLMTGARGTGKSSLVKALLHEYAERGLRLIEVDKSDLISLPALLTLLSERSEKFIVFCDDLSFETGDETYKALKTALDGGLSQRCTNVLVYATSNRRHLIPEYMDENGGTTGTRGEIHQKEAVEEKISLSDRFGLWLSFYPFDQNDYLTAVANWLEDFNVPFDDTARQAALQWAQMRGSRSGRSAWQFACDWAGRLPEERVLD, encoded by the coding sequence ATGAAATTATCCAATTTTTTGAAAAAAGCCAATTCCGTTTTAAACCGTCTGGATTTAATCCTGCCTGACGAAGCCGGTAAAACCGACTGGCGCGCTTTGGCCTACCGTTGGCACAGCGTGGGCAAAAAAGGCATTTTGGAAAGCCTGCCGCGTCCGCATACGTTTCCTTTAAGCAGATTGGCGGCAGTCGGTTCGCAAACCGACAGGCTGAAACGCAATACCGAGCAATTTTTGGCAGGCCGTCCGGCAAATAATGTCTTGATGACCGGCGCGCGCGGTACGGGGAAATCCTCCTTGGTTAAAGCGTTGTTGCACGAATACGCCGAGCGCGGCCTGCGACTGATTGAAGTGGATAAAAGTGATTTGATCAGCTTGCCGGCTTTATTGACGCTGTTGTCCGAGCGCTCTGAGAAATTTATCGTCTTCTGCGATGATTTGTCGTTTGAAACCGGTGATGAAACCTATAAAGCCTTGAAAACTGCTTTAGATGGCGGACTGTCGCAACGTTGCACCAATGTTTTGGTTTATGCAACTTCCAACCGCCGTCATTTAATTCCCGAATACATGGATGAAAACGGCGGTACTACTGGCACTCGCGGCGAAATTCATCAAAAAGAGGCTGTTGAGGAGAAAATCTCCCTTTCCGACCGCTTCGGCTTATGGCTGAGTTTTTATCCTTTCGACCAAAACGATTATCTGACCGCTGTTGCCAACTGGTTGGAAGATTTCAATGTTCCTTTTGACGATACGGCGCGCCAAGCCGCATTGCAATGGGCACAAATGCGCGGCAGCCGTTCGGGTCGTTCGGCATGGCAGTTTGCCTGCGACTGGGCAGGCCGGTTGCCGGAAGAAAGAGTATTGGATTAA
- a CDS encoding Spy/CpxP family protein refolding chaperone: MSVALSRYPTFIFLALALLCSSLPAHAGPFLATLDDFHPNCDIRQLNLSADQHAALRRLRTDFKQINDKAYRKTVRSDRNRRQTIIKILSGDSFDSNAARDYVENRYLSSMDYAVDEMEIQYRLYHLLNPRQRQQWLSSCLR, translated from the coding sequence GTGTCTGTTGCACTTTCCCGCTATCCGACTTTTATTTTCTTAGCACTCGCCCTACTCTGTTCCAGTCTGCCTGCACATGCCGGTCCGTTTCTAGCCACTTTGGACGACTTCCACCCGAATTGCGACATCCGACAGCTCAATTTATCCGCCGACCAACACGCCGCCCTGCGCCGCCTGCGTACCGACTTCAAACAAATCAACGATAAAGCCTACCGTAAAACCGTACGCTCCGACCGCAACCGCCGTCAAACCATCATCAAAATCCTCTCCGGCGACTCATTCGACTCAAACGCCGCCCGCGATTATGTTGAAAACCGCTACCTCTCCAGCATGGACTATGCGGTGGATGAAATGGAAATCCAATACCGCCTCTATCATCTGCTCAATCCGCGCCAGCGCCAGCAATGGTTGTCTTCATGCTTGCGCTGA
- the rpe gene encoding ribulose-phosphate 3-epimerase has product MTDYRIAPSILSADFARLGEEVAEVIRAGADLIHFDVMDNHYVPNLTFGPMVCAALKPYATVPVDVHLMVEPVDDLIHAFAKAGANIITFHPEASRHVDRSLGLIKEYGCQAGLVLNPATPVNILENVLDKLDMVLLMSVNPGFGGQSFIPNTLVKIRKVREMLDEYERQSGRHIALEVDGGVKTDNIAEIAAAGADTFVAGSAIFGKPDYKAVIDEMRQQLAQVG; this is encoded by the coding sequence ATGACCGACTACCGTATTGCCCCCAGTATTTTGTCCGCTGATTTTGCCCGTTTGGGCGAAGAGGTTGCCGAAGTGATCCGCGCCGGTGCGGATTTGATTCATTTTGACGTGATGGACAATCATTATGTGCCGAATCTGACTTTCGGCCCTATGGTTTGCGCGGCTTTGAAACCGTATGCAACCGTGCCGGTCGATGTACATTTGATGGTTGAGCCGGTGGATGATTTGATTCATGCGTTTGCCAAAGCCGGTGCCAATATCATTACCTTTCATCCGGAAGCCAGTCGCCATGTCGATCGCAGCTTGGGTTTGATTAAAGAATACGGCTGTCAGGCAGGTTTGGTATTGAATCCTGCTACGCCGGTCAATATTCTGGAAAACGTTTTGGACAAACTGGATATGGTTTTGCTGATGTCGGTCAACCCGGGCTTTGGCGGACAAAGCTTTATCCCGAATACGCTGGTGAAAATCCGCAAAGTGCGCGAGATGTTGGACGAGTATGAACGGCAAAGTGGCCGCCATATCGCATTGGAAGTCGATGGCGGCGTGAAGACAGACAATATTGCTGAAATTGCGGCGGCGGGTGCGGATACGTTTGTAGCCGGTTCGGCAATTTTTGGCAAACCGGATTACAAAGCCGTTATTGATGAGATGCGCCAACAGTTGGCGCAAGTTGGATAA
- a CDS encoding phosphomannomutase/phosphoglucomutase produces MANIARDIFKAYDIRGIVGKTLTDEAAYLIGKAIATKASEKGITRIALGRDGRLSGPGLMAQIQRGFTDSGIDVLNVGMVATPMLYFAAINECGGSGVMITGSHNPPDYNGFKMMLGGDTLAGEAIQELLAIIEKDGFVAADKQGSVTEKDISGEYHNNIVGHIKLKRPMKIVIDAGNGVGGAFAGKLYKGLGNEVTELFCEVDGNFPNHHPDPSKPKNLQDLIVELKNDDAEIGLAFDGDADRLGVVTKDGNIIYPDRQLMLFAQDVLSRNPKAKVIFDVKSTRLLAPWIKEHGGDPVMEKTGHSFIKSTMKKTGALVAGEMSGHVFFKERWFGFDDGMYAGARLLEILSAFDNPSEVLNKLPQSISTPELNIDLPEGSNGHKVIEELAANAKFEDATEIITIDGLRVEFPDGFGLMRASNTTPILVLRFEADTQEAIERIQNQFKAVIESNPALKWPL; encoded by the coding sequence ATGGCAAATATCGCCCGCGACATTTTCAAAGCCTACGACATCCGAGGCATCGTCGGCAAAACCCTGACCGACGAAGCTGCCTACTTAATCGGCAAAGCCATTGCCACCAAAGCCTCCGAAAAAGGCATTACCCGCATTGCACTCGGCCGCGACGGACGCTTGAGCGGCCCCGGCCTGATGGCGCAGATTCAACGCGGTTTCACAGACAGCGGCATCGACGTCCTCAATGTCGGCATGGTTGCCACCCCTATGCTCTACTTCGCGGCCATCAACGAATGCGGCGGCAGCGGCGTAATGATTACCGGCAGCCACAATCCGCCTGATTACAATGGTTTCAAAATGATGCTCGGCGGCGACACGCTCGCAGGCGAAGCCATTCAAGAACTTTTAGCCATTATTGAAAAAGACGGTTTTGTTGCCGCCGACAAACAAGGCAGCGTAACCGAAAAAGACATCTCCGGCGAATACCACAACAACATCGTCGGCCACATCAAGCTCAAACGCCCGATGAAAATCGTGATTGACGCGGGCAACGGTGTCGGCGGCGCATTTGCAGGCAAACTCTACAAAGGCTTGGGCAATGAAGTGACCGAACTTTTCTGCGAAGTAGACGGCAATTTCCCTAATCACCACCCCGACCCTTCCAAACCGAAAAACCTGCAAGACCTCATTGTCGAGCTCAAAAACGACGATGCCGAAATCGGCTTGGCATTTGACGGCGATGCCGACCGCTTGGGCGTGGTCACCAAAGACGGCAACATCATCTATCCAGACCGCCAACTGATGCTTTTCGCGCAAGACGTGTTGAGCCGCAATCCTAAAGCCAAAGTGATTTTCGACGTCAAATCCACCCGCCTGCTCGCACCTTGGATTAAAGAACACGGCGGCGATCCTGTGATGGAAAAAACCGGCCACAGCTTCATCAAATCCACCATGAAAAAAACCGGCGCACTGGTTGCCGGCGAAATGAGCGGTCACGTTTTCTTTAAAGAACGCTGGTTCGGCTTCGATGACGGTATGTATGCCGGCGCACGCCTCTTAGAAATCCTGTCTGCCTTCGATAATCCGTCCGAAGTGTTGAACAAGCTGCCGCAAAGCATTTCCACTCCGGAACTCAACATCGACCTGCCGGAAGGAAGCAACGGCCACAAAGTGATTGAAGAGCTGGCTGCCAATGCCAAGTTTGAAGATGCGACCGAAATCATCACCATCGACGGCTTGCGCGTTGAATTCCCTGACGGCTTCGGCCTGATGCGTGCTTCCAATACCACGCCGATTTTGGTATTGCGTTTTGAAGCGGATACGCAAGAAGCGATTGAACGTATCCAAAACCAATTCAAAGCAGTCATTGAAAGCAATCCGGCATTGAAATGGCCGCTGTAA
- a CDS encoding neutral zinc metallopeptidase — protein sequence MDWKGREQSQNVEDRRGSRGGGGGKTPGILGIIVVLVGAYYGVDLSGLVGGSSSMGIPTQQASRLDSQQEAELNELSRVVLADTEKAWSKYFQQHGQRYTPTTMVLYEGGTSTACGTGQSAMGPFYCPGDQKVYLDLSFYEDMRTKLESASDAAFAYVIAHEVGHHVQNLLGILPKVHKMQQQVGKKEANALSVKLELQADCFAGIWGHYAVNNNIFKAEDIQKAMLAAESVGDDRLQKQAQGYVVPDSFTHGSSEARMTWLKRGLESGDINQCNTFNN from the coding sequence ATGGATTGGAAAGGCCGTGAACAAAGCCAAAACGTCGAAGATCGCCGCGGAAGCCGTGGCGGCGGTGGCGGCAAAACGCCGGGCATACTCGGCATTATCGTGGTTTTGGTCGGCGCATATTACGGCGTGGATTTGAGCGGTTTGGTCGGCGGCTCATCTTCGATGGGCATCCCTACCCAGCAAGCCTCCCGACTCGACAGCCAACAAGAAGCCGAATTGAACGAACTGTCCCGTGTCGTCCTTGCTGATACCGAAAAAGCATGGAGTAAATATTTCCAGCAACACGGCCAACGCTACACGCCGACAACCATGGTGTTATATGAAGGCGGTACGTCCACCGCCTGCGGTACGGGCCAATCTGCCATGGGCCCGTTTTACTGCCCGGGCGACCAAAAAGTTTATTTGGACTTGAGTTTCTACGAAGACATGCGCACCAAGCTCGAATCCGCCAGCGATGCCGCGTTTGCCTACGTTATTGCCCATGAAGTCGGCCATCACGTTCAAAACCTGCTCGGCATTCTGCCTAAAGTCCACAAAATGCAACAGCAAGTCGGCAAAAAAGAGGCCAATGCCCTTTCCGTCAAACTCGAATTGCAGGCCGACTGTTTCGCCGGCATTTGGGGACACTATGCTGTCAATAACAATATCTTCAAAGCCGAAGACATTCAAAAAGCCATGCTTGCCGCCGAATCCGTCGGCGACGACCGCTTGCAAAAACAGGCCCAGGGCTATGTTGTTCCCGACAGCTTTACCCATGGTTCTTCAGAAGCGCGCATGACTTGGCTCAAGCGCGGTTTGGAAAGCGGCGACATCAACCAGTGCAACACTTTCAACAATTGA
- a CDS encoding YbhB/YbcL family Raf kinase inhibitor-like protein: protein MKVSSKAIVNGEFEDKYGKRGSQFSPNGMPTYSIPFEIEDAPEGTKSFAVVLEDKDAISASGFVWTHWLISDLKRTSVAENESISATDFTQGANTWASALGKFEIEEASFYGGMAPPNNRHRYELIVYALDTVLDLPRGFRFNELHFAMQGHVLDSACVVGTYDV from the coding sequence ATGAAAGTCAGCAGTAAAGCTATTGTTAACGGCGAATTTGAAGACAAATACGGCAAGCGCGGCAGCCAGTTCAGTCCGAACGGTATGCCTACTTATTCGATTCCTTTTGAAATTGAAGATGCACCTGAAGGAACAAAATCGTTTGCCGTGGTGCTGGAAGACAAAGATGCCATTTCAGCATCGGGTTTCGTATGGACGCATTGGTTGATTTCGGATTTAAAACGTACTTCCGTGGCAGAAAATGAAAGCATTTCTGCAACGGATTTCACGCAAGGCGCGAACACTTGGGCGAGCGCGTTGGGTAAATTTGAAATCGAAGAGGCTTCGTTTTACGGAGGTATGGCGCCACCGAACAACCGCCATCGTTACGAGCTGATTGTGTACGCGCTGGACACCGTTTTGGATTTACCGCGTGGTTTCCGCTTTAATGAGCTGCATTTTGCCATGCAGGGCCATGTGTTGGATTCGGCATGTGTGGTCGGTACTTATGATGTGTGA
- a CDS encoding peptidylprolyl isomerase — MIILHTNKGDIKIELDFDKAPVTAKNFEQYVKDGFYDGVIFHRVIKGFMIQGGGMDENMNEKETRDPIQNEASNGLPNEKYTIAMARTSDPHSASAQFFINTADNAFLNFRSKELYGKTVVQDWGYAVFGKVVDGFDVVDAIEGVSTKRHGYHDDVPTEPVIITKAEVV, encoded by the coding sequence ATGATTATCCTGCACACCAACAAAGGCGACATCAAAATCGAACTCGATTTCGACAAAGCCCCCGTTACTGCTAAAAACTTCGAGCAATACGTTAAAGACGGCTTCTACGACGGCGTAATCTTCCACCGCGTCATCAAAGGCTTCATGATTCAAGGCGGCGGCATGGATGAAAACATGAACGAAAAAGAAACCCGCGATCCGATTCAAAACGAAGCGTCCAACGGTTTGCCTAACGAAAAATACACCATCGCCATGGCGCGTACTTCCGATCCGCACTCTGCCAGCGCACAATTCTTCATCAACACTGCCGACAATGCCTTCCTGAACTTCCGCTCTAAAGAATTGTACGGCAAAACCGTCGTCCAAGACTGGGGCTATGCCGTATTCGGCAAAGTCGTTGACGGTTTTGACGTGGTCGATGCCATCGAAGGCGTTTCTACCAAACGCCACGGCTACCACGACGATGTACCGACCGAGCCTGTCATCATCACCAAAGCTGAAGTGGTTTAA